From the genome of Brassica oleracea var. oleracea cultivar TO1000 chromosome C4, BOL, whole genome shotgun sequence:
TACTGGTAGTAATGGTAATTATAACCTGTTAGGGTTTAATTCATTAAATAAAGTTAGTTTGAGGGGTTTTTTCGTTAAATACTTAGTTTGGGGGTTTTTACTCAAAACAAACTTAGTTGAGAGGTTTTTACGTTAAAAATCCTATAAGTTAAGATGAACCAACCTATTTATGTAAGAATTCTGAATTCATTCTCATGCCGGGGATAAGAGTTTTGGGGCGAAGAACCCATTAGTAATCATAATCATAATCTATAAGTAAAATGTATTTAAAGGGGACTGTATTGGGCCAAATACATAAAGCCCAATAAATTTAAGTATGGCCCAGAAGAGCACATTCTTTCTACTTTGTGAAACTAACCTAACGCTGAGAGAGAGTTTCTGTGGAGGAAGAAGACGGCTAAAGCCATGAAAGAGGAAGCTGCGAGCAGAAACGGGAAGAGGAAGAGACAACGAAACCCTAAAACTCCTAAAGAAGAGCCTAACGAGACACCGAAGAACCAAAACAACGACAAAAAGCGTCAAAGAGATACCAAAACCCAGAAAAGCAACCAACATGGAGGATCTTCAGCTTTGTCGAAACGACCTACACCTTCCAACTTTCTCGACACGGTTCTCTCTCTTCTCTCTCTCTCTCTAGGTTACATTTGATTGCCGTCGAAGTTACAGAGGTCTTGAATTGTTTTACGAAAAATCTGCAGCTTCGAGAGAAACTATCAGGAGGGAACTTCAGGAGGCTCAATGAGAAGCTCTACACTTGCTCGTATGTTTACAAATTTCATTTCTTTCCGACAACTTTCTTTCAGTTTCAATAATCTTGTGTTCTTTTTTCAATTCATCAGTGGAAAAGAAGCTTTAGACTACTTCAATGAAGATCCAACCTTGTTTGATATGGTAAACACGCATTACCTCCCAAAAAAATAATAAGAATGTCATATTAATCAACAACAAGTAATTGATTATGTTTTGTTTTTTCAGTATCATACAGGGTATCAGCAACAAATGACAAATTGGCCTGAGCTTCCTGTCAACTCTATTATCAATTGGTTATCGTCTCGAAGATCTTCTTTAGTTGTGGCTGATTTTGGCTGTGGTGAGATGGTTATCTTATCCTGTGTTTTTTTTTTACTGTCTGAAGTTGCTTTTACTTTGTTATAAATCTGTTTACTTTTTGTTGTCAGGTGATGCAAGAATTGCAAAGAGTGTGAAGAACAAAGTTTTCTCCTTTGATCTTGTCTCAAAGGATCCATCTGTTATTGCCTGTGATATGTCAAATGTACGTTCAAAAATCTATACTACTGCAATTCTCTATACTTCCATGATGTTTCTTTCTTTTTTCACTCTGGTGTTTGTGGTTTCTTTCTTTGGTAGACTCCGCTTGAGTCTTCATCAGTAGATGTTGCTGTTTTCTGCCTTTCATTGATGGGAACAAACTATTCTAGTTACATCAAAGAGGCACATCGAGTTCTTCGTCCAAGGTTCTGCTTTCTTTTCTTTATTTTCACTTGCTAGAGCTTTCTTCATAGTTTTTTATTTGTCATGCTTCTGAATAAGACATTCCTTGGGTGTGTTCAACAGTGGTTGGCTTCTTATAGCTGAAGTCAAAAGCAGGTTTGATCCAAACAATGGAGGAGCAGACCCAAAGGACTTTGTGAAAGCAGTTTCTGACCTTGGTTTTAGCTCGTCTTTAAAGGTAAATTTTATTTATTTATTTTTACACTCTTCTTTTCTGAACTTTCACTATAAGAAAAGAAACCCATTTGGTTGTTTGTGCAGGACTTCTCGAATAAGATGTTCATCTTATTGCATTTCAAGAAAAAGGTTAGTAAAGAAAAGTTTCATTTAGGTTCGGCTAGTCTCTGAGATTGGATCTCCACTTTAGTTATGTTACATTTTCTTTAATTGTGTGATTTATATAGGAGCAGTTTAATTCAAATAAGAAGAAAATCGAGTGGCCGGAGTTGAAAGCATGTTTATATAAACGTCGATGATGGGTTTTTAAATAATGCAAGATCGCCCAAGAGTATGTTTCAGTCACTTCCTGCTGGGTTTATCTGATGGAAGATCAAACTAAGAGTATGTTTCTTCAATGTTGTATCATTTAGGCATTACTGATTATCTACAAAGGCTTAGACTTTCATCGCTCTTTACAAAATTTTGTAAGAGAGAATCAAATCTCATTGGTCTTTGAGTTGAAATGTTAAGAATTTTGTTAGACAAAGCTGTTTTTCCTTTTTCTTTTGTAAATTAATTATTAACATTAATTATTGTTTTTAAAATTAATTATTGTTAGATATCTAGGGTTAATG
Proteins encoded in this window:
- the LOC106339695 gene encoding ribosomal RNA-processing protein 8 isoform X1 is translated as MKEEAASRNGKRKRQRNPKTPKEEPNETPKNQNNDKKRQRDTKTQKSNQHGGSSALSKRPTPSNFLDTLREKLSGGNFRRLNEKLYTCSGKEALDYFNEDPTLFDMYHTGYQQQMTNWPELPVNSIINWLSSRRSSLVVADFGCGDARIAKSVKNKVFSFDLVSKDPSVIACDMSNTPLESSSVDVAVFCLSLMGTNYSSYIKEAHRVLRPSGWLLIAEVKSRFDPNNGGADPKDFVKAVSDLGFSSSLKDFSNKMFILLHFKKKEQFNSNKKKIEWPELKACLYKRR
- the LOC106339695 gene encoding ribosomal RNA-processing protein 8 isoform X2, which produces MKEEAASRNGKRKRQRNPKTPKEEPNETPKNQNNDKKRQRDTKTQKSNQHGGSSALSKRPTPSNFLDTLREKLSGGNFRRLNEKLYTCSGKEALDYFNEDPTLFDMYHTGYQQQMTNWPELPVNSIINWLSSRRSSLVVADFGCGDARIAKSVKNKVFSFDLVSKDPSVIACDMSNTPLESSSVDVAVFCLSLMGTNYSSYIKEAHRVLRPSGWLLIAEVKSRFDPNNGGADPKDFVKAVSDLGFSSSLKDFSNKMFILLHFKKKFNSNKKKIEWPELKACLYKRR